The Chloroflexota bacterium region GATTTCCTGCACAAAGCGGCGGCATATTTCCATGGCAAGCTGCCATTGTACAGGCGCATAATCGACATACGCATCGGGTATAGAATGGTTATGGTTGCCCCCCAGCCATTTTAAGAATTCTTTAACCGAAGCCTCTTTTTCTTGCAACGCCAATTGGTCGTTGGCGTATACCTTCTGTAATTTTTCCATCCAATTCAGAGCGCCAGGAATATCGAAAGACATCTGAAGCCCGAGTACATCGGATGCAATTTGCAAGATAGGCGTAGGAGTGGGGTAGCTTTGCTTGAGCTTGATAATAAACATACCCGTCATGGTTGGGCGGACAGAAATCTCCCAGTTGAACCAGATTTCGCGGAAAAGTTTTTTGAACTGGAGATTCTCCCAAATGGGTTCGGGGAAACGAATATGCTCTTTGATGACGGAGTATTCCGGGGGCGAGTAATCTTCCAGCATAATTTGACGGAAGATGCCGGTGACAAAACCAATTTCCTCAGGCGACATGCGGGCAACGGCCTGGTTGTCGTGCGGGTCTAGAATCTCGTTGGGTTTGGCTGGGCGAAAAGCATATCCCTGTTGAAGCTGAGCGGGCCAGTTTTTTTGCAGCACGCGCACCAGTTCCGGGCTGCCGCGTAGCTCCTCAAAGCGCGCCTGATCTTCTGGGGCAATAAAGCGCTTCATATTGAGCACCAGCACAACCGATGTCTGTCCGGCGGCACGAATATTATCTTCCATAAAGCCTCCCTGCTGAAAATCCGACTAACAAATGCGCGGCAACATTTCCCCGGCCAGCACATCGACCACGCGCCTGCCGCCAATTGTCGTTTTCATCAGCACGCGCCGGGCTGGCGTCTCGACAACTTCGCCAATGATGACAGCATTACTTCCGTAGGGGTGTTGGCGCATGGTATCCAATATCTTTTGCGCGTCGTTTTTTCCAGCGATCACAATCAGCTTGCCCTCGTTGGCAATATATAGCGGATCAAATCCCAACATCTCGCAGGCCCCGGCTACCGCGGGCCGTACCGGGATACTTTCTTCATGCAGGGTAATGCACACCTCAGATTGCACCGCAATTTCATTCAGCGTGGAGGCCACGCCGCCGCGGGTTGGATCGCGCAAAACATGGATTGCATCGCTGGCATCCAGAATTGCGGCGATGAGATGGTTTAATGGCGCAACATCGCTCTGAATATCACTTTCAAAGCCCAACTCGCCACGCGCCCCCAGAACCGCGATTCCGTGATCGCCAATATAGCCTGAAACCATCACTACATCACCAGGCTGCGCCAGCGCTCCGCCAACTTCTACGCCGGGGAGCAGCGTGCCTACGCCCGCGGTGGTGATAAACAGCCCATCGGCTTTGCCTCGCTCGACAACTTTTGTGTCCCCTGCCACAATTTCTACACCAGCCTCCGCAGCGGCAGCTTTCATCGAGGCCACCACGCGCTCAATCGTCTCAATTTCCACACCCTCTTCGAGAATAAATCCGGCAGTCAGATATTGGGGGGTTGCGCCCATCATCGCCACGTCGTTGACTGTGCCACACACCGCCAGCTTGCCAATATCGCCACCGGGGAAGAATAGCGGCGAAACGACATGCGCATCGGTGCTGATGGCGAGTTGCGTGCATGCGTTGGGCGCTACGACACCCGCGTCGTTGCCCGCGCGCAGGGTGGGATTATCCAGCGGCGGTAAAAAAGTATTTTTGATGAGGTCGTTCATCAGCTTGCCGCCGCTGCCGTGCCCCATGACGATTTTTTTGCCGTGACGCAACGGCACGGGGCAAACTGGGCCCTGCATGTTGGGTAAGCTATCCGTCGTCGGTCGTCCGTCGTCCGTCATAATTAGAATTCCAATTGTCTGCCATATTTATAATACGCCGCGCAAGCGCCTTCATCGGAGACCATTGTGGCCCCTAAAGGCTGTTCGGGTGTGCATTCTTTGCCAAATGCCGGGCAATGATGCGGTTTTTTCAGCCCTTGCAGTATTTCTCCGGCAATGCACAACGGCGACTCTTCGGATTGAATCGCCTGAACATTGAATTTCAATTCGGCGTTGAAGGCAGCATATTCAGGACGCAGGCACCAGCCGCTCATCGGGATCGTGCCGATGCCGCGCCATTTGCGGTCGCATTCCTGGAAGATTTGGGCAATCACTTTTTGTGCGGGCAGATTGCCCTCGAAAGTAACCGCCCTCGAGTAGGGATTTGCCACTTCTACGCGGCCAGCCTCGAGCAGTTTTACCGCGGCGAGAATGCCTTCGACAATATCCAATGGTTCGAAGCCGGTCACTGCCATCGGAATTTGGTATTTTTCGGCAATCGGCGGATATTCCCAATAGCCCATCACAGCGCAAACATGCCCGGCGGCTAAAAATCCCTGCACGCGGTTGTGGGGTGACCCCAAAATCGTATGCATCGCCGGGGGCACACAGACGTGCGAAACCAGAATACTATAATTCTTCACGCCCAGCGCTTTGGCCTGTAAAACGGTCATCGCATTCGCCGGAGCGGTGGTCTCGAAACCGATGGCGAAAAAGACAACTTCTTTATCGGGATTGTCCTGGGCAATTTTGAGCGCATCCAGCGGCGAATAGACCACGCGCACATCCCCGCCCGCGGCGCGGATGGAGAATAAATCTTGCTGCGAGCCGGGTACACGCAGCATATCGCCGTACGAAGTGAAGATCACCTCCGGGCGGGAGGCAATTGCCAGGGCCTTGTCAATCAACTCCAAAGGAGTCACGCACACCGGGCAGCCCGGCCCGTGTACCAACTCAATCTGTTCCGGCAAAAGCTGGTCGATGCCGTGGCGCACAATCGCATGGGTCTGCCCGCCGCAAATTTCCATCAACACCCAGGGGCGCGTGACGGTTTTATGCAGTTCCTTGATCACACCTTTGACCAGTTCGGCGTCGCGATATTCAGTGATATATTTCACGAGGAGGGGCGATGCGCAATTGGCGGTAGATTTAGCCCTAATTCATCTTCCAGCGAGACAATCTCGCGCAAAATTTCCAGCGAGGCCTGGGCATCTTCCTCGCTGAGCAGGCTGATCGCAAAACCAACATGCACAACGGTGTAGTTGCCGACCTCAACCTCTGGCACATATTCCAGACAGGCCTCGCGCACGACGCCGCCAAAATCGACCTTGCCCATTTTCAGGCCGCCTTTTTCGTAGATTTCAACAATTTTTCCGGGAACTCCGAGACACATAGCGCTACCTCCAAAGATTATCCAACAAGTTGCCGGGCCGCGATCATGGCCTGTCCGAGCGAAAGGCCGCCATCATTGGCAGGCACTTTAGTGTGAATAAGAACTTCAAATTTCTCTTTTTCGAGCAGAGCAAGCGATCTTTCCAATAGTGTCATATTTTGCCACACACCGCCGCTGAGCGCCACCTTGTTGACGTTATATTCTGCGCGCATAGCCAGGCAGATTTGGATGATGGCTTGTGCCAGCCCGTTGTGGAATCTGGCCGAAATTATGGGGATACCGACCCCGGCGCGCAGATCGGCGATCAGAGCCATGAGCATCGGGCGGGGGTTGAGTTGGCCGCCGGTATGCTCAAAGGGATACCCATCCTCGATGGATGCGTCTGCCAGATTTTCGAATTCAATCGCCGCCTGCGCCTCATAATTGACCGTCTGCCGCACGCCGGCCAGAGCGGCTACCGCGTCGAAGAGGCGTCCCGCGCTGGAAGTGGGCGGCGCGTTGACTCCGCGTTCGAGTTGGTGGCGCAGAATTTTAAACCGGCTGACGTTTGACGACTGACGGCTGTCCTTGGTCTGTGGCCGTTTTGCATAAGCAACTGGAGCTAAATCGCCATCCCACGCAATCCCTGCCGTGTGCAGCCACGAGAGCGCCATGCGCCAGGGTTCGCGCACAGCCTTGTCGCCGCCGGGCAGCGGTGTGTAAGCCAGATGGGCGCAGCGCTGATAGCCGGAATAGTCTGCAATCAGGAACTCGCCGCCCCAAACCGCCCCATCGTCACCGTAGCCCGTGCCGTCAAAGGAAACGCCGATCACCGGCTCGTCACCGCTCAGGCCATTATCGGCCATGCAGGCGGCAATGTGGGCGTGGTGGTGTTGGATGTTGAAAGTGGGTACATTTTCGCGTTCGGCGCGTTCCAGGGCGTAGCGCGTGGCTAAATAATTGGGGTGCAAGTCACAGGCAATCAATTCGGGCTGAATGCGGAACAGGCGCTCGAAATGCTCAATGCCTTGTTCGAAAGATTGCAGAGTCTCATAATTTTCCATATCGCCAATATGATGGCTGAGAAAGGCGTAACGGTCTTTTGCCAGGCAAAAGGTATTTTTCAACTCAGGGCCAGTAGCGAGGATGGGGGGAACGGCGCAAGGCAAGATGACAGGAAATGGGGCATAACCGCGCGAGCGTCGTAAAAGAAATGTGTCGTGACGTCGTGAGGTCGTGACCTCCGACGTTTTAGGCGCTCTTACCACTGAATCATCACACCGGACATGGATCTCGCGGTTGTGCATCAAAAAGGCATCTGCCAACCCGTTGAGGCGTTCACGCGCTTCGTTATTCGTATAGGCAATTGGTTCTTCGCTGAGATTGCCGCTGGTCATTACCAGGACGGAGGGTAGGCGGCGGGCGGCGGGGGAATTCCCGTTTTTCGTCGTCCGTTTTCCGTCGTGAAATAGCAAATAGTGCAGCGGCGTATAGGGCAGCATCACCCCCAGGTTATTTTGCCCCGGGGCAACCGCCTCGGCGATGGGTGAATCCGGGCGGCGTTCGAGCAGCACAATCGGACGTTGGCGCGAGGTCAGCAGTTCGCGTTCGGCCTTGCTGACGATGCAATGCTGTTCAATCGTGGCGAGGTCGGGCATCATTAAAGCGAAGGGCTTATCGACGCGCAACTTGCGGCGGCGTAATTCTTCGACTGCGGCGGCGTTGGTAGCGTCGCAGGCCAGATGAAATCCGCCCAGACCTTTGATGGCGAGAATGCGTCCATTGGCAAGAAGCTGTTGGGTTTGTTGGATTGGTGAAAAATCGGTTGAAGGTTGAAGGTTTAAAGTTGAAAATTGGCTTTCATTTTTTAACTTTAAACCTTCAACTTCTAACCATGT contains the following coding sequences:
- the hypD gene encoding hydrogenase formation protein HypD; protein product: MKYITEYRDAELVKGVIKELHKTVTRPWVLMEICGGQTHAIVRHGIDQLLPEQIELVHGPGCPVCVTPLELIDKALAIASRPEVIFTSYGDMLRVPGSQQDLFSIRAAGGDVRVVYSPLDALKIAQDNPDKEVVFFAIGFETTAPANAMTVLQAKALGVKNYSILVSHVCVPPAMHTILGSPHNRVQGFLAAGHVCAVMGYWEYPPIAEKYQIPMAVTGFEPLDIVEGILAAVKLLEAGRVEVANPYSRAVTFEGNLPAQKVIAQIFQECDRKWRGIGTIPMSGWCLRPEYAAFNAELKFNVQAIQSEESPLCIAGEILQGLKKPHHCPAFGKECTPEQPLGATMVSDEGACAAYYKYGRQLEF
- a CDS encoding HypC/HybG/HupF family hydrogenase formation chaperone — its product is MCLGVPGKIVEIYEKGGLKMGKVDFGGVVREACLEYVPEVEVGNYTVVHVGFAISLLSEEDAQASLEILREIVSLEDELGLNLPPIAHRPSS
- the hypF gene encoding carbamoyltransferase HypF codes for the protein EVESCSSNEFATFEILHSEPVPGAFQPISPDVSICKDCLRELFDPDDARYLYPFINCTNCGPRFTIIQDIPYDRPKTTMAPFAMCPTCRAEYEDPTDRRFHAQPVACPDCGPKTWLEVEGLKLKNESQFSTLNLQPSTDFSPIQQTQQLLANGRILAIKGLGGFHLACDATNAAAVEELRRRKLRVDKPFALMMPDLATIEQHCIVSKAERELLTSRQRPIVLLERRPDSPIAEAVAPGQNNLGVMLPYTPLHYLLFHDGKRTTKNGNSPAARRLPSVLVMTSGNLSEEPIAYTNNEARERLNGLADAFLMHNREIHVRCDDSVVRAPKTSEVTTSRRHDTFLLRRSRGYAPFPVILPCAVPPILATGPELKNTFCLAKDRYAFLSHHIGDMENYETLQSFEQGIEHFERLFRIQPELIACDLHPNYLATRYALERAERENVPTFNIQHHHAHIAACMADNGLSGDEPVIGVSFDGTGYGDDGAVWGGEFLIADYSGYQRCAHLAYTPLPGGDKAVREPWRMALSWLHTAGIAWDGDLAPVAYAKRPQTKDSRQSSNVSRFKILRHQLERGVNAPPTSSAGRLFDAVAALAGVRQTVNYEAQAAIEFENLADASIEDGYPFEHTGGQLNPRPMLMALIADLRAGVGIPIISARFHNGLAQAIIQICLAMRAEYNVNKVALSGGVWQNMTLLERSLALLEKEKFEVLIHTKVPANDGGLSLGQAMIAARQLVG
- the hypE gene encoding hydrogenase expression/formation protein HypE; translated protein: MTDDGRPTTDSLPNMQGPVCPVPLRHGKKIVMGHGSGGKLMNDLIKNTFLPPLDNPTLRAGNDAGVVAPNACTQLAISTDAHVVSPLFFPGGDIGKLAVCGTVNDVAMMGATPQYLTAGFILEEGVEIETIERVVASMKAAAAEAGVEIVAGDTKVVERGKADGLFITTAGVGTLLPGVEVGGALAQPGDVVMVSGYIGDHGIAVLGARGELGFESDIQSDVAPLNHLIAAILDASDAIHVLRDPTRGGVASTLNEIAVQSEVCITLHEESIPVRPAVAGACEMLGFDPLYIANEGKLIVIAGKNDAQKILDTMRQHPYGSNAVIIGEVVETPARRVLMKTTIGGRRVVDVLAGEMLPRIC